The proteins below are encoded in one region of Leishmania mexicana MHOM/GT/2001/U1103 complete genome, chromosome 27:
- a CDS encoding D-lactate dehydrogenase-like protein → MASPLKQAEYNVGTLEERQAKYATCIAGLRKVLKNPEKQLVVSEKMLDLYSKDESHHMHVLPAAAVIPSSVEEVVAVVKVCAAHKVPMTPRGAGTGVEGGAIPYAGGIVIDTAGLTSMSFDTDNACVWAGAGVRKLALNRAASERGFLFGPDPASDPSVGGMVSTSGSGMSTLRYGTTRENVIALRVVTPRGDVLQTRQVVRKASSGLELTQLYMGSEGTLGILCEVCFRLFPETKYSAGGYAAFESTGDAVRSVVALRQRGVPQTLLRCELMNKGIVEATNSYCKTALPEMAIVLLEFTGNDQGMSDIKGDYECVEKIFKEVGKAKVMHYLRPGKEMDDVWAARRSCYFSAMHSRGKVEKVFGTDVCVPISKLTEIIEYTEDEFAKANKKCLICAHISDGNFHLIIPFANKQEIAELRVLETKMIKRAIELGGTTSGEHGIGVGKVHLVVGEHGQSHIDVQEAIKAALDKDNLMNPGVFYPFQQRLYPTAHL, encoded by the coding sequence ATGGCGTCCCCACTGAAACAGGCGGAGTACAACGTGGGCACCttggaggagcggcaggcgaaGTATGCGACGTGCATCGCAGGGCTCCGCAAGGTGCTGAAGAACCCTGAGAAGCAACTGGTGGTGAGCGAGAAGATGCTTGATTTGTACAGCAAGGATGAGTCGCACCACATGCATGTGcttcctgccgctgcggtaATCCCGAGCtctgtggaggaggtggtggcagtAGTGAAAGTGTGCGCGGCGCACAAGGTGCCCATGACGccccgcggcgctggcactGGTGTAGAGGGTGGCGCCATCCCTTACGCTGGCGGCATCGTCATTGACACGGCGGGACTCACCAGCATGAGCTTCGACACCGACAACGCGTGTGTATGGGCTGGCGCCGGCGTGAGGAAGCTGGCGCTGAACCgcgcagcgagcgagaggggctTCCTGTTCGGGCCTGACCCCGCGTCGGACCCGTCCGTTGGCGGGATGGTGTCGACGTCCGGGAGCGGGATGTCAACGCTGCGCTACGGGACGACGCGCGAGAACGTGATCGCGCTGCGCGTTgtgacgccgcgcggcgACGTTTTGCAGACGCGGCAGGTTGTGCGGAAGGCGTCCTCTGGGCTGGAGCTGACGCAGCTGTACATGGGCAGTGAGGGCACGCTGGGGATCTTGTGCGAGGTGTGCTTCCGGCTGTTCCCCGAGACGAAGTACTCCGCTGGCGGCTACGCCGCCTTCGAGTCTACAGGCGATGCTGTGCGCTCCGTCGTcgcactgcggcagcgcggtgtgccgcagacgctgctgcggtgcgaaCTGATGAACAAAGGGATCGTTGAGGCGACGAACAGCTACTGCAAGACCGCGCTGCCCGAGATGGCGATTGTGCTGCTGGAGTTCACCGGCAACGACCAGGGGATGAGTGACATCAAGGGCGACTACGAGTGTGTGGAGAAGATCTTCAAGGAGGTGGGCAAGGCAAAGGTGATGCACTACTTACGGCCTGGTAAGGAGATGGACGACGTGTGGGCCGCGCGCCGCTCATGCTACTTCTCTGCCATGCACAGCCGGGGCAAGGTGGAGAAAGTGTTTGGCACGGATGTATGCGTGCCCATTTCGAAGCTGACGGAGATCATCGAGTACACGGAGGATGAGTTTGCAAAGGCGAACAAGAAGTGCTTGATTTGCGCACACATCAGCGACGGCAACTTTCACTTGATCATCCCCTTCGCAAACAAGCAGGAGATAGCGGAGCTGCGGGTGCTGGAGACGAAGATGATTAAGCGTGCCATCGAGCTCGGCGGCACAACTTCTGGTGAGCACGGGATCGGTGTGGGCAAGGTGCACCTCGTCGTAGGTGAGCACGGCCAGTCGCACATCGATGTACAGGAAGCGATCAAGGCTGCGTTGGACAAGGACAACCTGATGAACCCCGGCGTATTCTACCCgttccagcagcgcctgtaCCCGACGGCACACCTGTAA
- a CDS encoding branched-chain amino acid aminotransferase,putative: protein MLLSRPWRRASAAHGSMAPVVSFTAAALTKTLVADPPPLPPMKGVAFGTLFTPHMVIIDFKDGRWGAPAIVPFANFSLPPQTSCLHYATQCFEGMKVYADIADIARAARGERLEKQSLRLFRPDRNVARLRHSMRSLCFPDFDEAEMLKVITEFVRTEKDYVPKEYGYSLYLRPAAIGTADSLGATPSRSVRLFVIASPVGPYYLPPEGQSGAVVIKPVTLLAEEKRKRAWPGGTGGSKLGANYAGPLLVQEEAQALGYNQVLWLGSKDEVQEVGSMNFFTLWKTKEGKTELVTAPLDGTVLPGVTRDSVLALARSWGEFEVSERPYYMSELVEALGEGRVMECFGCGTAAVVSSVEMIAYCGKEYSVPLSEPSYAHRLLNEIMDIQYGKTPSPWSVKVEA from the coding sequence ATGTTGCTGAGCCGACCCTGGCGCCGGGCGAGCgctgcgcacggcagcaTGGCCCCCGTCGTCTCCTtcacggccgcggcgcttACTAAAACGCTGGTGGCcgatccgccgccgctgccgccgatgaAGGGCGTTGCCTTCGGCACCCTCTTTACGCCGCACATGGTGATAATCGACTTCAAGGACGGCAGGTGGGGTGCGCCGGCGATCGTGCCTTTCGCCAACttttcgctgccgccgcagacgtCGTGCCTGCACTACGCGACACAGTGCTTTGAGGGGATGAAGGTGTACGCGGACATTGCTGACATCGCGAGGGCCGCGAGGGGTGAGAGGCTGGAGAAGCAGAGCCTGCGCCTGTTCCGCCCTGACCGGAACGTTGCACGCCTGCGCCACAGCATGCGCTCTCTGTGCTTCCCGGACTTtgacgaggcggagatgcTGAAGGTGATCACGGAGTTCGTGAGGACGGAGAAGGATTACGTGCCGAAGGAGTACGGCTACTCGCTGTACCTGCGCCCGGCCGCTATCGGCACCGCAGACAGCCTCGGCGCCACTCCCTCGAGGTCGGTGCGTCTCTTCGTGATTGCTTCGCCCGTGGGGCCGTACTACCTACCGCCGGAGGGCCAGTCGGGCGCGGTGGTCATCAAGCccgtgacgctgctggcggaggagaagcgcaagcGCGCGTGGCCCGGTGGCACTGGCGGCAGCAAGCTGGGTGCCAACTACGCCGGGCCGCTGCTGGtccaggaggaggcgcaggctcTCGGGTACAACCAGGTGTTGTGGCTCGGCTCCAAGGATGAGGTGCAGGAGGTCGGATCCATGAACTTCTTCACGCTGTGGAAGACGAAGGAGGGCAAGACAGAGCTGGTCACCGCGCCGCTGGACGGGACGGTCCTGCCCGGCGTGACGCGCGACTCGGTTCTGGCGCTCGCACGGTCGTGGGGCGAGTTCGAGGTGTCGGAGCGTCCGTACTACATGTCTGAgctggtggaggcgctgggggaggggcgcgtGATGGAGTGCTTCGGATGCGGCACGGCTGCCGTCGTGTCGTCCGTCGAGATGATTGCGTATTGCGGCAAGGAGTACAGCGTGCCGCTCTCGGAGCCGAGCTACGCGCACCGGCTCCTGAACGAGATAATGGATATCCAGTACGGCAAGACGCCGAGCCCGTGGTCCGTGAAGGTCGAGGCCTGA